ACCATGGTGATCACCATGAACGAACTGCCCACACAGATCGCGGCAATCAGGATGGCTGTCAACGAATGCCAGATGGCAGGCATCAACACTCCGACGGCCATCATGACCTGTGCCCCCGCCCAGATCTGAGGCCGGCTGAAACGCCTGGCCAGCCGACTGGCGATCAAGGTGGACCCCGCACTGGCCAGCCCGAATACCGGCCAGGCCAGGCTGAACAACCACGGATCAGGGATCAAGAGCCGGGCCTGCGCGGGCAAGAACGTAGCCGGCAGAATATAGCCAAAACCGTAAACGCCATAGCACAGGATCAAGCCCCAGTGCAGTGCTGGCGTGGCGGTGTTGAGCATGCTGGCCTCTGAATCAGGCGCTGGTGTGGGCGCGGGCTCTACGGTCAATGACGGCTGGGTGTGCTCGGGCGAATGCCAGAGCGTGGATGCCCCCAGCAGCCCCATCAAAGCAGCCGCAGCCAGCCACAGCCAGGCCGAAGCGGCACTGGCGCTCAGGAGCGTCAAGCCCATGCAGGCCAGCCCGGCAAAGGTAATGCCGCAGCCTACCCCGGCAAACACAATGCCACTGTGTTCGGCCTTGCCCAGCGCATTCAGCCTGGCGATGCACAGGGATGCCGTCCCGATCATCACCCAGGCGCTGGCAACCCCCGCCAGCAGGCGCCACATCAGCCAGCCCGCCCAATGGGTATCCAGCCCCATGGCGGCCGTGGTCAGCACCACCAGCCACAGCCCGCGCTGCAGCAGCATGGCGGGTGTCCAGTTCATGTGGGTGACCAGCAAGGCGCCCAACAAATATCCCAGATAATTGGCGCTGGCCAGCCAGCCCCCCTGGGCCAGACTAAGGCCCAGGTCTGCCTGCATCATCGGCAATACCGGGGTAAAGGCAAAACGACCGATGCCCATGGCCACGGCCAGCGCCAGCAGCCCGGCCAGGGGCAGGGGAATCATTGACTCATGTTTAGCCATCAGGCAGCCGTTTATTTTGTTGGGAACGCCAATACTGTAATGGTTGTCGTGCACTTCAGACAAACACCGCGCACTGCAAGCGTTATCCGAAACCGCTTTGGATGGGTTAAAGTATCGCCTTGAATAGCCCATCCGATTTTCATCATGCACCAGCGCATTCTTATCCTGGACTACGGTTCACAGGTTACCCAGCTTATTGCCCGACGCGTACGCGAATGCGGCGTTTACTGCGAAATTCATCCTGGTGATGTCGATGATGCCTTTATTCGCAGCCAGCTGGATCAGGGCTTGAAAGGCATCATCCTGTCGGGTAGCCACGCCTCGGCCTATGCCGAAGCCTCGATGAAAGTCCCCGCCGAGGTATTCCAGGCAGGCGTCCCCGTGCTGGGAATCTGCTACGGCATGCAGTCCATGGCGCTGCAATTGGGCGGCCAGGTCGAATTCTCCGACCACCGGGAATTCGGCTACGCTGAAGTCCGTGCACACGGCCACACCCGCTTGCTGGACGGCCTGCAGGATTTTGCCACCCCCGAAGGCCACGGCATGCTGAAGGTCTGGATGAGCCACGGCGACCGTGTCACGGCGCTGCCCCCCGGCTTTGTCCGGATGGCCTCCACGCCGTCTTGCGACATCGCGGGCATGGCTGATGAGGCCCGTGGTTTCTATGCCGTGCAGTTCCATCCTGAAGTCACCCACACGCTGCAGGGCCAGGCCTTGCTGGCACGCTTCGTCACGGAAATCTGTGGCTGCACGCGCGACTGGAACATGCCCGACTACGTCACCGAAGCTGTGGCCCGCATCCGCGATCAGGTTGGCTCCGACGAAGTCATTCTGGGCCTGTCCGGCGGGGTGGATTCCTCGGTCGCAGCTGCCCTGATCCATAAGGCCATCGGTGATCAACTGACCTGCGTATTTGTCGATCACGGCCTGCTGCGCCTGAACGAAGCCACCCAGGTCATGGATACCATGTCCCGGAACCTGGGCATACGCGTCATCCACGTGGACGCCAGCGCCCAATTCATGGGCCATCTGGTCGGCGTGACCGACCCTGAAGCCAAACGCAAAATCATAGGCCGTGAATTCGTCGAGGTCTTCCAGGCCGAATCGAAAAAACTGAAATCGGCAAAATGGCTGGCCCAGGGCACGATCTATCCGGACGTTATCGAATCAGCGGCCTCCAAGACCGGCAAGGCCGTGGCCATCAAATCCCACCACAATGTAGGCGGTCTGCCAGAGACCCTGAACCTGCAGTTGCTGGAACCCCTGCGCGAACTGTTCAAAGACGAGGTCCGTCACTTGGGACTGGCCCTGGGCCTGCCGCCCGAGATGGTGTTCCGCCACCCCTTCCCAGGTCCCGGCCTGGGCGTGCGCATCCTGGGTGAAGTCAAACCGGAATACGCCGATCTGCTGCGCCGCGCCGATGATATTTTCATCACAGAACTGCGCAATACCGTGGATGAATCCACCGGGAAGTCCTGGTATGACCTGACGTCTCAGGCCTTTACCGTATTTCTACCGGTAAAGTCGGTAGGGGTCATGGGCGATGGCCGCACCTACGATTACGTGGTTGCCCTGCGTGCTGTGCAGACCACCGATTTCATGACCGCCGATTGGGCAGAGCTGCCTTATTCGTTGCTGAAAAAGGTATCGTCACGGATTATCAACGAGGTGCGCGGGATTAATCGGGTGACCTATGATGTGTCGAGTAAGCCGCCTGCTACGATTGAGTGGGAATGATTCCACGTCTGGCACGGTCAGGCAGCTGATGGCATAAAAATCCGCTAAGCCCGCGTAGTTGCGGGCTTTTTTGTATTTTCGTCTGGCATGGCCTGGCAACAAAAGGAAGCGCCAAGCACCGTTTGAGCATGGCATTAAAGCTGGTACTATCGACTGACGATGCCATGATTGATGTTGATACCATGCTGCGTTTTCTTATGTGTTCATGGTATTGAATTTCAATAAATAGTTGTTTTATATAGATAAAACAATATGAATTTGACGTTTTTTCAGCATGGTATCGAAAGCGAAGAAGGACAAGATACATGCTGACCGATACCAAGCTGCGCAATCTCAAGCCTAGGGACAAGCTCTACAAGGTGAATGACCGGGAAGGTCTCTATGTGCCGTGACTCCAGCCGGCTCCATCTCGTGTTCCGTTACAACTACTCAATCAACGGAAGGCAGGAGACCATCACCTTTGGCCGCTATGGCGTTGGTGGCATTACCTTGGCTGAAGCCCGTGAGCAGTTGAATGACGCCAAGAAGATGGTTGCGGCTGGCAAGTCGCCGGCCAAGGAGAAGGCCCGCGACAAGGCGCGAGTGAAAGATGCGGAGACGTTTGGTGCCTGGGCGGAGAAGTGGCTGCGCGGTTACCAAATGGCCGATTCCACCCGCGATATGCGCCGTTCGGTCTATGAACGCGAGCTGAAGCCGAAATTCAGCAATCAGAAGCTGGTGGAGATCACCCATGAGGACTTGCGTGCGCTGACCGATGCCATCGTCGAGCGAGGCGCACCGGCCATCGCCGTTCATGCGCGTGAAATCGTGCTTCAGGTTTTTCGTTGGGCAATTGAGCGTGGGCAGAAGGTCGAGAACCCGGCGGAGCTGGTGCGGCCAACCAGCATTGCCCGATTTGAGCCACGCGACCGAGCGTTGACACCAGAAGAAATCGGGTTGATGTATCAGTACATGGAGCGGGTGGGTACAAGCCCAACAAACCGTGCGGCGGCCAAGCTGCTGTTGCTGACGATGGTGCGTAAAAGCGAGCTGACTAACGCCACCTGGAGTGAAATCAGTTTCAGTGAAGCGCTTTGGACTATTCCGAAGGAAAGGATGAAGCGGCGCAATCCGCACCTGGTGTTCTTGTCCCAGCAGGCGCTGGATATTTTCATTGCCCTGAAAACCTTTGCCGGTGGTTCTGACTTCGTTTTGCCATCACGGTATGACTCGGATGCGCCAATGAGCAATGCCACACTCAACCAGGTGCTGACGCTGTGGTACCTGGAGTTGTCTGTTCTGGCCTTGTGCGGCTACGACGA
The nucleotide sequence above comes from Castellaniella sp.. Encoded proteins:
- a CDS encoding YbfB/YjiJ family MFS transporter, which gives rise to MIPLPLAGLLALAVAMGIGRFAFTPVLPMMQADLGLSLAQGGWLASANYLGYLLGALLVTHMNWTPAMLLQRGLWLVVLTTAAMGLDTHWAGWLMWRLLAGVASAWVMIGTASLCIARLNALGKAEHSGIVFAGVGCGITFAGLACMGLTLLSASAASAWLWLAAAALMGLLGASTLWHSPEHTQPSLTVEPAPTPAPDSEASMLNTATPALHWGLILCYGVYGFGYILPATFLPAQARLLIPDPWLFSLAWPVFGLASAGSTLIASRLARRFSRPQIWAGAQVMMAVGVLMPAIWHSLTAILIAAICVGSSFMVITMVGLQEAQATVGAARAKHQIAAMTASFALGQLVGPIFFSLTHAWFGAPLEFALILGALGLLIGAAPILRLDRRASKA
- the guaA gene encoding glutamine-hydrolyzing GMP synthase; its protein translation is MHQRILILDYGSQVTQLIARRVRECGVYCEIHPGDVDDAFIRSQLDQGLKGIILSGSHASAYAEASMKVPAEVFQAGVPVLGICYGMQSMALQLGGQVEFSDHREFGYAEVRAHGHTRLLDGLQDFATPEGHGMLKVWMSHGDRVTALPPGFVRMASTPSCDIAGMADEARGFYAVQFHPEVTHTLQGQALLARFVTEICGCTRDWNMPDYVTEAVARIRDQVGSDEVILGLSGGVDSSVAAALIHKAIGDQLTCVFVDHGLLRLNEATQVMDTMSRNLGIRVIHVDASAQFMGHLVGVTDPEAKRKIIGREFVEVFQAESKKLKSAKWLAQGTIYPDVIESAASKTGKAVAIKSHHNVGGLPETLNLQLLEPLRELFKDEVRHLGLALGLPPEMVFRHPFPGPGLGVRILGEVKPEYADLLRRADDIFITELRNTVDESTGKSWYDLTSQAFTVFLPVKSVGVMGDGRTYDYVVALRAVQTTDFMTADWAELPYSLLKKVSSRIINEVRGINRVTYDVSSKPPATIEWE